A stretch of Crossiella cryophila DNA encodes these proteins:
- a CDS encoding FtsK/SpoIIIE family DNA translocase — protein MANRTAASKRGGGGSSRARASSSRSRGKSTAKAPAKRPAAKGRTKAKPKPSGGGAITRGVRGGWGLIAKGVGGMARAVGRTKELDPGHRRDGLALVFIAAAVIVAAGAYWHAGGPVGRWVEIGVRTVIGAGVVVLPLLLAGVAVVLMRSDPQPERRPSLVVGALLVTLPVLGLLHIFSGRPETLELRWWAGGELGYLAGDPLARGLSGWVAVPLLMLIAVYGLLVLDGTPVREVPNRLRELTGLREDEDEAPEEEPDLDAADPAKVRLRRPSRRRQATMSEDAEAPDSGLDLVAPTPAKPARPSKVAAAATAAEPPPPAKPQQTRLDLVREVEGDYQLPPTTLLKDGDPPKARSKANDSMIEAITGVLEQFSIDAQVSGFTRGPTVTRYEVELGPGVKVEKITALTKTIAYAVATDNVRLLAPIPGKSAVGIEVPNSDREMVRLADVLKSTTAVSDQHPLVIGLGKDIEGHMVTANLAKMPHLLVAGSTGSGKSSFVNSMLVSLLARATPDEVRMILIDPKMVELTPYEGIPHLITPIITQPKKAAAALAWLVEEMEQRYQDMQVNRVRHIDDFNAKVRTGEITAPLGSERVYRPYPYILAIVDELADLMMTAPRDVEDAIVRITQKARAAGIHLVLATQRPSVDVVTGLIKTNVPSRLAFATSSLTDSRVILDQPGAEKLIGMGDGLYLPMGASRPVRVQGAYVGDDEITALVNFTKDQAQPDYADNVTAAKPGEAKEIDPDIGDDLELLVQATELIVTSQFGSTSMLQRKLRVGFAKAGRLMDLLETRGVVGPSEGSKAREVLIKPDELDSVLYLLRGGGGGAPAEED, from the coding sequence ATGGCGAACCGAACAGCGGCCTCGAAGAGGGGAGGCGGCGGCTCCTCCCGTGCCCGTGCGAGTTCGTCCAGGTCACGCGGGAAATCCACGGCCAAGGCGCCCGCCAAACGCCCCGCGGCCAAGGGCAGGACCAAGGCGAAACCGAAGCCCAGCGGCGGCGGCGCGATCACTCGCGGTGTGCGCGGCGGCTGGGGGCTGATCGCCAAGGGCGTGGGCGGCATGGCCCGCGCGGTGGGCCGCACCAAGGAACTCGACCCCGGCCACCGCAGGGACGGACTGGCGCTGGTCTTCATCGCCGCCGCGGTGATCGTGGCCGCCGGGGCCTACTGGCACGCGGGCGGACCGGTCGGCCGCTGGGTGGAGATCGGCGTGCGCACCGTGATCGGCGCCGGCGTCGTGGTGCTGCCGCTGCTGCTGGCCGGAGTCGCGGTGGTGCTGATGCGCTCGGACCCGCAGCCCGAACGCCGCCCCAGCCTGGTGGTCGGCGCGCTGCTGGTCACGCTGCCCGTGCTCGGTCTGCTGCACATCTTCTCCGGCCGCCCGGAGACCCTGGAACTGCGCTGGTGGGCCGGTGGCGAACTCGGCTACCTGGCGGGCGATCCGCTCGCCCGCGGGCTCAGCGGCTGGGTCGCGGTGCCGCTGCTGATGCTGATCGCCGTCTACGGCCTGCTGGTGCTCGACGGCACCCCGGTGCGAGAGGTGCCCAACCGGCTGCGCGAGCTGACCGGCCTGCGCGAGGACGAGGACGAGGCCCCCGAGGAGGAGCCCGACCTCGACGCCGCCGACCCGGCCAAGGTCCGGTTGCGCAGGCCCTCCCGCCGTCGGCAGGCCACCATGAGCGAGGACGCCGAGGCGCCCGACTCCGGCCTGGACCTGGTCGCGCCCACCCCAGCCAAACCGGCCCGGCCGAGCAAGGTCGCCGCCGCCGCGACCGCCGCCGAGCCGCCGCCTCCGGCGAAACCCCAGCAGACCCGGCTGGACCTGGTCCGCGAGGTCGAGGGCGACTACCAGTTGCCGCCGACCACGCTGCTCAAGGACGGCGACCCGCCGAAGGCACGCAGCAAGGCCAACGACTCGATGATCGAGGCCATCACCGGGGTGCTGGAGCAGTTCTCCATCGACGCCCAGGTCTCCGGGTTCACCCGGGGGCCGACGGTGACCCGGTACGAGGTCGAACTCGGGCCAGGGGTGAAGGTCGAGAAGATCACCGCGCTGACCAAGACCATCGCCTACGCGGTGGCCACGGACAACGTGCGGCTGCTCGCGCCGATCCCCGGCAAGTCCGCGGTCGGCATCGAGGTGCCCAACAGCGACCGCGAGATGGTGCGGCTGGCCGACGTGCTCAAGTCCACCACCGCGGTCTCCGACCAGCACCCGCTGGTGATCGGCCTCGGCAAGGACATCGAGGGCCACATGGTCACCGCGAACCTGGCCAAGATGCCGCACCTGCTGGTCGCGGGCTCCACCGGCTCCGGTAAGTCCAGCTTCGTCAACTCGATGCTGGTCTCGCTGCTGGCCAGGGCCACCCCCGATGAGGTCAGGATGATCCTGATCGACCCGAAGATGGTGGAACTGACCCCGTACGAGGGCATCCCGCACCTGATCACGCCCATCATCACCCAGCCGAAGAAGGCCGCGGCCGCGCTGGCCTGGCTGGTCGAGGAGATGGAGCAGCGCTACCAGGACATGCAGGTCAACCGGGTCCGGCACATCGACGACTTCAACGCCAAGGTGCGCACCGGCGAGATCACCGCGCCGCTGGGCAGCGAACGCGTGTACCGGCCCTACCCCTACATCCTGGCCATCGTCGACGAGCTGGCCGACCTGATGATGACCGCGCCGCGCGATGTCGAGGACGCGATCGTGCGGATCACCCAGAAGGCCCGCGCGGCAGGCATCCACCTGGTGCTGGCCACCCAGCGGCCCTCGGTGGACGTGGTCACCGGCCTGATCAAGACGAACGTGCCGTCCCGGCTGGCCTTCGCGACCTCCTCGCTGACCGACTCCAGGGTCATCCTGGACCAGCCCGGCGCGGAGAAGCTGATCGGCATGGGCGACGGCCTGTACCTGCCGATGGGCGCCTCCCGGCCGGTGCGGGTGCAGGGCGCCTACGTCGGCGACGACGAGATCACCGCGCTGGTCAACTTCACCAAGGACCAGGCCCAGCCCGACTACGCCGACAACGTCACCGCGGCCAAGCCCGGCGAGGCCAAGGAGATCGACCCGGACATCGGCGACGACCTCGAACTGCTGGTGCAGGCCACCGAGCTGATCGTGACCAGCCAGTTCGGCTCCACCTCGATGCTGCAGCGCAAGCTGCGGGTCGGCTTCGCCAAGGCGGGCCGGTTGATGGACCTGCTGGAGACCCGCGGCGTGGTCGGCCCGTCCGAGGGTTCCAAGGCCCGCGAGGTGCTGATCAAGCCGGACGAGCTGGACTCGGTGCTGTACCTG
- a CDS encoding lysophospholipid acyltransferase family protein has protein sequence MAADRALVALTGKLVVTGEVPAELRGRPVLLASNHIGVFDGFVLVAACHKAGLAPSLMSTGGIFDAPIAGWVWRRCGHVRVDRGKRTVVQAMDSAVQALGDGHSLLIYPEGRVTRDPGLWPERGKTGAARIALAAGVPVVPVSQFGAHEAVIWGTLVVSGWSDFKPLMMSWFRAVKNRPTFRVHFGAPPDLSDLSPAKPGDAARARDRIMREIAKGMIGIRPGELEKLKFHDATRPTESRSPWTPDQL, from the coding sequence ATGGCCGCGGATCGCGCCCTCGTCGCCCTCACCGGGAAACTCGTGGTCACCGGGGAAGTCCCGGCTGAGCTGCGTGGCCGCCCGGTGTTGCTGGCCTCCAACCACATCGGCGTCTTCGACGGCTTCGTGCTGGTCGCGGCCTGTCACAAGGCCGGCCTCGCGCCGTCGCTGATGTCCACCGGTGGCATCTTCGACGCCCCGATCGCCGGCTGGGTGTGGCGGCGCTGCGGACATGTCCGGGTGGACCGCGGCAAGCGCACGGTCGTCCAGGCCATGGACAGCGCGGTCCAGGCACTCGGCGACGGCCATTCGCTGCTCATCTACCCCGAGGGCCGGGTCACCCGCGATCCCGGCCTGTGGCCGGAACGCGGCAAGACCGGCGCGGCCCGGATCGCGCTCGCCGCCGGGGTGCCGGTGGTGCCGGTGAGCCAGTTCGGCGCGCACGAGGCGGTGATCTGGGGCACGTTGGTGGTCAGCGGCTGGTCGGACTTCAAGCCGCTGATGATGTCCTGGTTCCGCGCGGTGAAGAACCGCCCGACCTTCCGCGTGCACTTCGGCGCCCCGCCGGACCTGTCGGACCTGTCCCCGGCCAAACCGGGTGACGCCGCCCGCGCCCGGGACCGGATCATGCGCGAGATCGCCAAGGGCATGATCGGCATCCGCCCCGGCGAGCTGGAGAAGCTGAAGTTCCACGACGCGACCCGGCCCACCGAGTCCCGCAGCCCGTGGACCCCGGACCAGCTCTGA
- a CDS encoding ribonuclease J, with amino-acid sequence MIDIAAVLPTNKPGPLPDGGLRVVALGGIGEVGRNMTVFEHAGRMLVVDCGVLFPEDDAPGVDLILPDFRALESRLDDIDALVLTHGHEDHIGAVPFLLRLRPDLPVVGSRFTLALLAAKCKEHRQNPVLIEVVEGEHRSFGPFELQFLAVNHSIPDALAVAIRTEAGLVLHTGDIKLDQLPLDGRLTDLAGFHRLGDEGVDLFLVDSTNAEVPGFVTPERQIGPVLDGVIGKAKQRVIVACFASHVHRVQQVLDVAATHGRRVTFVGRSMVRNMGIAADLGLLTVPEGLLADLDEAMQLPEDQVVFVSTGSQGEPLSALSRMARGEHRQISIRAGDMVVLASSLIPGNETAVFGVVNGLVRLGAQVVHQGTAKVHVSGHASAGELLYLYNAVRPSNVMPVHGEWRHLRANAELATLTGVPPERVVIAEDGVVVDLIDGAASIVGRVEVGHVYVDGLSVGDVGESTLSDRLVLGEGGFIAIVVAVESATGRAVTPPTVSGRGFSDDPKALDQVVPLVEMELARTEAENITDPHRIAQSVRRVVGRWVAETYRRRPMIVPTVIPV; translated from the coding sequence GTGATCGACATCGCGGCAGTGCTGCCCACCAACAAGCCGGGCCCGCTGCCCGACGGCGGACTTCGAGTGGTCGCCCTCGGCGGCATCGGCGAAGTCGGCCGCAACATGACCGTCTTCGAGCACGCCGGGCGGATGCTCGTCGTGGACTGCGGCGTGCTCTTCCCCGAGGACGACGCGCCCGGCGTCGACCTGATCCTGCCGGACTTCCGCGCGCTGGAATCCCGGCTGGACGACATCGACGCGCTGGTGCTCACGCACGGGCACGAGGACCACATCGGCGCGGTGCCGTTCCTGCTGCGGTTGCGGCCGGACCTGCCGGTGGTCGGCTCCCGGTTCACCCTCGCGCTGCTGGCCGCCAAGTGCAAGGAGCACCGGCAGAACCCGGTGCTGATCGAGGTGGTGGAGGGCGAGCACCGCAGCTTCGGACCGTTCGAGCTGCAGTTCCTCGCGGTCAACCACTCCATCCCGGACGCGCTCGCGGTGGCCATCCGCACCGAGGCCGGGCTGGTCCTGCACACCGGTGACATCAAGCTGGACCAGCTCCCGCTGGACGGCAGGCTCACCGACCTGGCCGGTTTCCACCGGCTCGGCGACGAGGGCGTGGACCTGTTCCTGGTCGACTCGACCAACGCCGAGGTGCCCGGGTTCGTCACGCCGGAACGCCAGATCGGGCCGGTGCTCGACGGCGTCATCGGCAAGGCCAAGCAGCGGGTCATCGTGGCCTGTTTCGCCAGCCATGTGCACCGGGTGCAGCAGGTGCTGGACGTGGCGGCCACGCACGGGCGGCGGGTGACCTTCGTCGGCCGCTCGATGGTCCGCAACATGGGCATCGCCGCCGATCTGGGCCTGCTCACCGTGCCGGAGGGCCTGCTGGCCGACCTGGACGAGGCCATGCAGCTGCCCGAGGACCAGGTGGTGTTCGTCTCCACCGGGTCGCAGGGTGAGCCGCTGTCCGCGCTGTCCCGGATGGCCCGTGGCGAGCACCGGCAGATCAGCATCCGCGCCGGGGACATGGTCGTGCTGGCCAGCTCGCTCATCCCCGGCAACGAGACCGCGGTCTTCGGCGTGGTCAACGGCCTGGTCCGGCTCGGTGCGCAGGTCGTGCACCAGGGCACGGCCAAGGTGCACGTCTCCGGACACGCCTCCGCGGGCGAGCTGCTGTACCTGTACAACGCGGTCCGGCCGAGCAACGTCATGCCGGTGCACGGCGAGTGGCGGCACCTGCGTGCCAACGCCGAACTGGCCACGCTGACCGGGGTGCCGCCGGAGCGGGTGGTCATCGCCGAGGACGGCGTGGTGGTGGACCTCATCGACGGCGCGGCGAGCATCGTCGGGCGGGTCGAGGTCGGGCACGTGTACGTGGACGGCCTCTCCGTCGGCGACGTCGGCGAGTCGACCCTGTCCGACCGGCTGGTGCTCGGCGAGGGCGGGTTCATCGCGATCGTCGTGGCCGTCGAGTCCGCCACCGGCCGGGCGGTCACCCCGCCGACGGTCTCCGGGCGCGGGTTCTCCGACGACCCGAAGGCCCTCGACCAGGTGGTCCCGCTGGTGGAGATGGAGCTGGCGCGCACCGAGGCGGAGAACATCACCGACCCGCACCGCATCGCCCAGTCGGTGCGCCGCGTGGTCGGGCGGTGGGTCGCCGAGACCTACCGGCGCCGGCCGATGATCGTGCCGACCGTCATCCCGGTCTGA
- the dapA gene encoding 4-hydroxy-tetrahydrodipicolinate synthase, which produces MTACPTAQPGRPFGQVLVAMVTPFDAAGALDLDAAQKLAAHLVAKGCDGLVLNGTTGESPTTSDTEKAELVRAVADVVGDRAAVITGVGTYDTAHSVHLAMEAAKAGAHGVLVVTPYYSRPPQSGLLAHFSAVADATELPVMLYDIPPRSIVPIEVDTFRKLAEHPRIVAVKDAKGDLTAGTQVMADTGLAYYSGDDVLNLPWLSVGGIGFASVIGHVVPDKLVRMLRAYESGDVAGARAVHTALLPIYAAFAKLGGVIFSKAALRLQGIEVGNPRLPLPPATPEQVELVAAALRAADVEVSR; this is translated from the coding sequence ATGACCGCTTGCCCCACCGCACAACCTGGCCGGCCGTTCGGCCAGGTGCTTGTCGCCATGGTGACGCCCTTCGACGCCGCAGGAGCTCTCGACCTCGACGCGGCCCAGAAACTGGCCGCCCACCTGGTCGCCAAGGGCTGCGACGGCCTGGTCCTCAACGGCACCACCGGCGAATCCCCGACGACCTCCGACACCGAGAAGGCCGAGCTGGTCCGGGCCGTGGCCGACGTCGTGGGCGACCGCGCCGCGGTGATCACCGGCGTCGGCACCTATGACACCGCGCACAGCGTGCACCTGGCCATGGAGGCGGCCAAGGCGGGTGCGCACGGCGTGCTCGTGGTGACCCCGTACTACTCGCGCCCACCGCAGTCCGGCCTGCTCGCGCACTTCAGCGCGGTGGCGGACGCGACCGAGCTGCCGGTGATGCTCTACGACATCCCGCCGCGCAGCATCGTGCCGATCGAGGTGGACACCTTCCGCAAGCTCGCCGAGCACCCGCGGATCGTCGCGGTCAAGGACGCCAAGGGCGACCTGACCGCGGGCACCCAGGTGATGGCCGACACCGGCCTGGCCTACTACTCCGGCGACGACGTGCTCAACCTGCCCTGGCTCTCCGTCGGCGGGATCGGGTTCGCCAGCGTCATCGGCCACGTCGTGCCGGACAAGCTGGTGCGCATGCTGCGCGCCTACGAGTCGGGCGATGTGGCCGGGGCACGCGCGGTGCACACCGCGCTGTTGCCGATCTATGCCGCGTTCGCCAAGCTCGGCGGCGTGATCTTCAGCAAGGCCGCGCTCCGGTTGCAGGGCATCGAGGTGGGCAACCCCAGGTTGCCGCTGCCGCCCGCCACCCCGGAGCAGGTCGAGCTGGTTGCGGCGGCTCTGCGCGCCGCGGATGTGGAGGTTTCCCGCTAG
- a CDS encoding TIGR03085 family metal-binding protein yields the protein MGIARTERRELVELFTAVGPDAPTLCGEWTTRDLAAHLVLRERRLDAAPGIALSAFAGHTQRVQDAFAAKPWAELVDLVRTGPPWYSPYGLPGLEDLVNGAEYFIHHEDVRRAQPDWEPRELDQEPLWRTVRMSARLTYRKSPVGLALARPDGQRAVIKKGPSPVTIVGEPAELLLHSFGREQARVELQGDPRAVAVVENLDRSM from the coding sequence ATGGGCATCGCGCGGACGGAACGCCGGGAACTGGTCGAGCTGTTCACCGCGGTCGGGCCGGACGCGCCGACCCTGTGCGGGGAATGGACCACCCGGGACCTGGCCGCGCACCTGGTGCTGCGGGAACGCCGTCTGGACGCGGCTCCCGGCATCGCGCTGAGCGCCTTCGCCGGGCACACCCAGCGGGTGCAGGATGCCTTCGCCGCCAAGCCGTGGGCCGAGCTGGTCGACCTGGTCCGCACCGGCCCGCCCTGGTACTCCCCCTACGGCCTGCCCGGCCTGGAAGACCTGGTCAACGGGGCCGAGTACTTCATCCACCACGAGGACGTCCGGCGCGCCCAGCCGGACTGGGAGCCGCGTGAGCTGGACCAGGAACCGCTGTGGCGCACGGTCCGGATGTCGGCCCGGCTGACCTACCGCAAGAGCCCGGTCGGCCTGGCGCTGGCGCGTCCGGACGGGCAGCGCGCGGTGATCAAGAAGGGGCCGAGCCCGGTGACCATCGTGGGCGAGCCCGCCGAGCTGCTGCTGCACTCCTTCGGGCGGGAACAGGCCAGGGTGGAACTGCAGGGAGACCCGCGCGCGGTGGCCGTGGTGGAGAATCTCGACCGCAGCATGTGA
- a CDS encoding GNAT family N-acetyltransferase yields MRLELLTGTALAGLRPRVATAYAAAFAAPPYAYDQAKVDRALNTLGFAAAQPGAAAVLALDADDTVLGAGWGWVTPPGLHVPDSPFTRLYATVAEAIGGESVAHELLPGRFELLELFVHPDRQGEGLGRALAAAVLDGRGGWLLAWPSAPAHAAYLRWGWTERGRFGNRHGEQVAVLTVEPA; encoded by the coding sequence ATGCGGCTGGAACTGCTCACCGGGACCGCGCTGGCCGGGCTGCGGCCGCGGGTGGCCACGGCCTACGCGGCCGCGTTCGCGGCGCCGCCGTACGCCTACGACCAGGCCAAGGTCGACCGCGCGCTGAACACCCTCGGTTTCGCCGCGGCCCAGCCCGGCGCGGCCGCGGTGCTGGCCCTCGACGCCGACGACACCGTGCTCGGCGCGGGCTGGGGCTGGGTGACCCCACCCGGCCTGCACGTGCCGGACAGCCCGTTCACCCGGCTCTACGCCACGGTGGCCGAGGCCATCGGCGGCGAATCGGTCGCGCACGAGCTGCTGCCCGGCCGGTTCGAGCTGCTCGAGTTGTTCGTGCACCCGGACCGGCAGGGCGAGGGGCTGGGCCGGGCGCTCGCGGCCGCGGTGCTCGACGGCCGTGGCGGCTGGCTGCTGGCCTGGCCGTCGGCGCCCGCGCACGCCGCCTACCTGCGCTGGGGCTGGACCGAGCGCGGCCGCTTCGGCAACCGGCACGGCGAGCAGGTGGCGGTGCTCACCGTGGAGCCGGCGTAG
- the thyX gene encoding FAD-dependent thymidylate synthase, whose protein sequence is MTQTVQPKVQLIGKTEFFPPADVPWSTDADGGEALAEFAGRACYQSWSKPNPATASNAGYLRHILEVGHLSVLEHGSVSFYFTGLSRSLTHELIRHRHFSYSQLSQRYVPERDAAMVEPDVIAEDPELHRMFLAAAEASVAAYNELLEGLERKFADVKNATLRRKQARQAARAILPNATETRIVVTGNYRAWRHFIAMRATEHADVEIRALAVECLRQLHKVAANVFNDFEISTLADGTEVASSPLVTEG, encoded by the coding sequence GTGACTCAGACGGTGCAGCCGAAGGTTCAGCTCATTGGGAAGACCGAGTTCTTCCCGCCGGCCGACGTGCCGTGGTCCACCGACGCCGACGGCGGCGAGGCGCTCGCGGAGTTCGCCGGCCGCGCCTGCTACCAGTCCTGGAGCAAGCCCAACCCGGCCACCGCCTCCAACGCCGGCTACCTGCGGCACATCCTGGAGGTCGGCCACCTCTCCGTGCTCGAGCACGGCTCGGTCAGCTTCTACTTCACCGGCCTGTCCCGCTCGCTCACCCACGAGCTGATCCGGCACCGGCACTTCTCCTACTCCCAGCTCTCCCAGCGCTACGTGCCCGAGCGGGACGCCGCCATGGTCGAGCCGGACGTCATCGCCGAGGACCCGGAACTGCACCGGATGTTCCTGGCCGCGGCCGAGGCCAGCGTGGCCGCCTACAACGAGCTGCTCGAGGGCCTGGAGCGCAAGTTCGCCGACGTCAAGAACGCCACCCTGCGCCGTAAGCAGGCGCGGCAGGCGGCGCGGGCGATCCTGCCCAACGCCACCGAGACCCGCATCGTGGTCACCGGCAACTACCGCGCCTGGCGGCACTTCATCGCGATGCGCGCCACCGAGCACGCCGACGTGGAGATCCGCGCGCTGGCCGTGGAGTGCCTGCGCCAGCTGCACAAGGTCGCGGCGAACGTCTTCAACGACTTCGAGATCTCCACGCTGGCCGACGGCACCGAGGTCGCCTCCAGCCCGCTGGTCACCGAGGGCTGA
- a CDS encoding toxin-antitoxin system HicB family antitoxin — MDLTSYVNGLREDLTTAASAGDEQTRRTAALLAAALEPAARLAIMNALSDLAAEVTATLDGQLVDVRLDGRDVRVVVTPAAGQRQSPSADSVPPPPPPPLPPFPPLGEGGDISRITLRLFEELKGKAEKAANAQGVSLNSWLSQAVQGALHGQGTDDRSRRHEWRQQRRSEQRGEATNSRLRGWVQG, encoded by the coding sequence ATGGATCTCACGAGCTACGTCAACGGACTGCGGGAGGACCTGACCACCGCCGCCTCGGCCGGGGACGAGCAGACCCGGCGCACCGCGGCCCTGCTGGCCGCCGCGCTGGAGCCGGCGGCTCGGCTGGCCATCATGAACGCGCTCTCCGACCTGGCCGCCGAGGTCACCGCGACGCTGGACGGACAGCTGGTGGACGTGCGTCTCGATGGCAGGGACGTGCGCGTCGTGGTCACTCCCGCCGCTGGTCAGCGGCAGTCTCCCAGCGCGGATTCGGTGCCGCCACCGCCTCCGCCACCACTGCCGCCGTTCCCCCCGCTGGGTGAGGGCGGCGATATCAGCCGGATCACGCTGCGGCTGTTCGAGGAACTCAAGGGCAAGGCGGAGAAGGCGGCCAACGCCCAGGGCGTGTCGCTGAACTCCTGGTTGTCCCAGGCGGTGCAGGGCGCTCTGCACGGGCAGGGCACGGACGATCGGTCGCGACGTCACGAGTGGCGTCAGCAGCGGCGCAGCGAACAGCGGGGCGAGGCGACCAACAGCCGGTTGCGCGGCTGGGTCCAGGGCTGA
- a CDS encoding DUF4097 family beta strand repeat-containing protein, which yields MTEANTGPAATRVEEFAAEGPGEVHVEIGSGRIEVRLSDKPGVHVRLTHDPGLATGFGNQLTGLLTWVTDQFGSAGATRDPAEVGAEVLRRTTVEFTGNRLRVRTPSDLPLRLVPVKVEVQAPNGSHLTAHSGSGDVTVTGTANRLDVNTGTGQISVDRADGAASVNAGSGSVRLGPMLGGLRARSGSGDLEVSSVGGPSELTTSRGSVWLGAVQADVRVRTGTGDLTVADAAEGKLELRTGSGELRIAIRPGVAAELDLESSYGQARSELEVHGDTPPEDLPLRITGRTGYGNVVVTTSSW from the coding sequence ATGACCGAGGCCAACACCGGCCCCGCCGCGACCAGGGTCGAGGAGTTCGCCGCCGAGGGACCGGGCGAGGTGCACGTGGAGATCGGCTCCGGCCGGATCGAGGTGCGGCTGAGCGACAAACCCGGGGTGCACGTGCGGCTCACCCACGATCCCGGCCTTGCCACCGGCTTCGGCAACCAGCTCACCGGCCTGCTCACCTGGGTAACCGACCAGTTCGGTTCGGCGGGCGCGACCCGCGACCCGGCCGAGGTCGGCGCCGAGGTGCTGCGCCGCACCACGGTGGAGTTCACCGGCAACCGGTTGCGCGTGCGCACCCCGTCCGACCTGCCGTTGCGCCTGGTCCCGGTGAAGGTCGAGGTGCAGGCGCCCAACGGCTCGCACCTGACCGCGCACAGCGGTTCCGGCGACGTCACCGTCACCGGCACCGCGAACCGGCTCGACGTCAACACCGGCACCGGCCAGATCTCGGTGGACCGGGCCGACGGCGCCGCCTCGGTCAACGCCGGTTCCGGCAGCGTCCGGCTCGGCCCGATGCTCGGCGGCCTGCGCGCCCGCAGCGGCAGCGGTGACCTGGAGGTCTCCTCGGTCGGCGGTCCGAGCGAGCTGACCACCAGCCGCGGCAGCGTGTGGCTGGGCGCGGTGCAGGCCGATGTGCGGGTGCGCACCGGCACCGGCGACCTGACCGTGGCCGACGCCGCCGAGGGCAAGCTGGAACTGCGCACCGGCTCGGGCGAGCTGCGCATCGCGATCCGGCCGGGCGTGGCCGCCGAGCTGGACCTGGAGTCCAGCTACGGGCAGGCACGCAGTGAGCTGGAGGTCCACGGCGACACCCCGCCGGAGGACCTGCCGCTGCGCATCACCGGCCGCACCGGCTACGGCAACGTCGTGGTGACGACCTCCTCCTGGTAG
- a CDS encoding winged helix-turn-helix domain-containing protein yields the protein MIRRVQTMSPAAARRTALAAQGFAEPRPTATPTRRHLQRVLERTQLIQLDSVNVAVRAHYAPLFSRLGAYPTELLDEAAWSHSARRPRLLVEYWAHEASVVPVADWPLFRWRMRHYESLRGRHWKAAVDTPALVEDVLAAVKELGPVGAGALEKALGGQGRGPGAWWERSEVKMVCEYLFAVGGLTTGTRRSFERLYDLPERVIPAEFLGQPELPEADAHRELIRRSAVALGVATETDLRDYYRLPVAGARQAVAELVEEGELEPVEVLGWGRQAYRHVRARTPRKVPARALLCPFDPLIWERARTERLFDFHYRIEIYVPAPKRVHGYYVFPFLLEERLSARVDLKADRAAGLLRVPGAFLEDGPDKPPRARVVAELADELTLMADWLGLSGVAIGGRGDLAKDLAAALR from the coding sequence ATGATCCGCCGGGTGCAGACCATGAGCCCGGCCGCTGCCCGGCGGACCGCCCTGGCCGCCCAGGGATTCGCCGAACCCCGCCCCACCGCGACCCCGACCCGGCGGCACCTGCAACGGGTGCTGGAACGGACCCAGCTCATCCAGCTGGACTCGGTCAACGTCGCGGTGCGCGCGCACTACGCGCCGCTGTTCAGCAGGCTCGGCGCGTACCCGACCGAACTGCTCGACGAGGCCGCCTGGTCGCACAGCGCGCGCCGGCCGCGGCTGCTGGTGGAGTACTGGGCGCATGAGGCGAGCGTGGTGCCGGTGGCGGACTGGCCGCTGTTCCGGTGGCGGATGCGGCACTACGAATCGTTGCGCGGCAGGCACTGGAAGGCCGCGGTGGACACGCCGGCGCTGGTCGAGGACGTGCTGGCCGCGGTCAAGGAGCTGGGGCCGGTCGGCGCGGGCGCGCTGGAGAAGGCGCTGGGCGGGCAGGGGCGCGGGCCGGGGGCCTGGTGGGAGCGCTCGGAGGTGAAGATGGTCTGTGAGTACCTCTTCGCCGTCGGCGGGCTGACCACCGGCACCCGGCGTTCCTTCGAGCGGCTCTACGACCTGCCGGAACGGGTGATTCCGGCGGAGTTCCTCGGTCAGCCGGAGCTGCCGGAGGCGGACGCGCACCGGGAGCTGATCCGGCGGTCCGCGGTGGCGCTGGGTGTGGCCACCGAGACCGATCTGCGCGACTACTACCGGCTGCCGGTGGCCGGCGCCCGGCAGGCGGTGGCCGAGCTGGTCGAGGAGGGCGAGCTGGAGCCGGTCGAGGTGCTCGGCTGGGGCCGCCAGGCCTATCGGCACGTGCGGGCGCGGACCCCGCGCAAGGTGCCCGCACGGGCCTTGCTGTGCCCGTTCGACCCGCTGATCTGGGAACGGGCCCGCACCGAGCGGCTGTTCGACTTCCACTACCGGATCGAGATCTACGTGCCCGCGCCCAAGCGGGTGCACGGCTACTACGTGTTCCCGTTCCTGCTGGAGGAGCGGTTGTCCGCCCGCGTCGACCTCAAGGCGGACCGGGCCGCCGGGCTGCTGCGGGTGCCGGGGGCGTTCCTGGAGGACGGGCCGGACAAGCCGCCGCGGGCGCGGGTGGTCGCCGAACTGGCCGACGAACTGACGCTGATGGCGGACTGGCTCGGGCTCTCCGGGGTGGCGATCGGCGGGCGCGGCGACCTGGCCAAGGACCTGGCCGCCGCGCTCCGCTGA